From a region of the Pongo pygmaeus isolate AG05252 chromosome 5, NHGRI_mPonPyg2-v2.0_pri, whole genome shotgun sequence genome:
- the LOC129038549 gene encoding thioredoxin, producing MVKQIESKTAFQEALDAAGDKLVVVDFSATWCGPCKMIKPFFHSLSEKYSNVIFLEVDVDDCQDVASECEVKCMPTFQFFKKGQKVGEFSGANKEKLEATINELV from the coding sequence ATGGTGAAGCAGATCGAGAGCAAGACTGCTTTTCAGGAAGCCTTGGACGCTGCAGGTGATAAACTTGTAGTAGTTGACTTCTCAGCCACGTGGTGTGGACCTTGCAAAATGATCAAGCCTTTCTTTCATTCCCTCTCTGAAAAGTATTCCAACGTGATATTCCTTGAAGTAGATGTGGATGACTGTCAGGATGTTGCTTCAGAGTGTGAAGTCAAATGCATGCCAACATTCCAGTTTTTTAAGAAGGGACAAAAGGTGGGTGAATTTTCTGGAGCCAATAAGGAAAAGCTTGAAGCCACCATTAATGAATTAGTCTAA